The genomic segment AGCGCTCCTGCACTGGTCATTTTCCAGACCGACGGCGACCCCGACTCACGGCAGCAGGCCGAAAGCGCGATCCGCACGGCCAGCGAATGGCCGATCTTCTTCTCCTTCGTCGGCTTCGGCCCCGCACGCAACATGCGCTTCCTCAAGAAGCTGGACGACCTCAAAGACCGCACGGTCGACAACGCGTCCTTCTTCCACGCGGCCGACCCGCACGCGGTGAGCGACGCCGCGCTGTACGACGGCATCACCCACGAGTACGCGGGGTGGCTCGCCGCTGCGTCCGCGGCCGGGGTCCTACGGTGATCCGCCGCCTGACCGTCGCAGCGCTGGCCGTATTCGCCCTGGTCCTGGCCGGATGCGGCGCCGACTACGCCGAGGGGCCCGCCGGAACGGTCGTGGACAAGGAAAGCAAGTACAAGGCGGCGGTGAAGCACTGGGAGTACGAGCTGACGACGCAGGGCAAGGACGGCCGCGAGCACGAGTTCAGGGTGTCCAGGTCCGACTACGACGACTGCGTGCGCGGCGCCCGTTACCCGAAGTGTGCCGAGGGCTGACTCATCCGGGGCCCGTCACGGCGGGCCCCTTCGTCATGCAGGCAGGGGCGGGGCTTCCCCACGGAGGCGCGCTCACCCCGTCCCTGCCTGCTTGATGAGGCACATGTCCACAGGAGGACGGCATGCGGAAGCACGTCTGCGCCATCCGCGGCTGCACCAGGCCACAACTGGCGCGCACATGGTGCGAACGGCACTACCGCCGTTGGCGGCGGCACGGCCACCCACTCGGAGGGCGGCGCTATCGCACGGGCTGCAAGGTCCCGGAATGCACGGCCCGGCACAGCGCCAAGGGGTACTGCGCCAAGCACTACGAACGCGTGAAACGGCACGGCGACCCGCTCTATCTCCACCGTACGGAGGTCGACGACATCGCCGTGGTGCGCGCTGTCGACGGTGACCGCGCGGGCCCGCTCACGCTCGCCGAACGCGAGGAGATCGTGCGGAAGCTGCACCGACAAGGGCTGCTGGACGGACAGATCGCCGTGCACCTGGATATCGGAACCTCCGGAGTCTGGACGATCCGGCAACGGATCGGACTGCCCGCGAACGCTGCGCCGGTCGGAGACTTCTCCGGACGGGTTCCGTGAACCTGATCGCCCACGCCGTCGCCGCCTGGCAGCGCGGCTTCACGATCTTCCCCTGCAACCCGGCGGGGACGGTGTGCCCGCAGTCCGGCGACATCATCGACAAGCAACCGCATCTCGTGCAGCCCGGCAAGCCCTACAAGATCCGGTGGGGGGAGTGGGCGACGCGTGATCTCGACCGCATCATCGCGGCCTGGACGGCGTCGCCTGTCGCCAACCCGGCGATTGCGTGCGGGCCTTCAGGGCTGCTGGTCGTCGACTGCGACGTAGCGAAGGGGGAGTACGCCCTGAAGGGCACCCCCTTCGAGTCGCTGCACGACCGCCTTGGCCCGCTGGTCGACGGGCACGACGCGCTGCGTGAGATCTGCAAGCGGTGCGGCGGCGACTTCGGCGAGCTGAACGACACCTTCGCCGTGACGACCGGGTCCATGGGGCTGCACCTGTACTTCCGGTGGCCCACAGGGCTCCGAGCCTCGCAGGCCTCGCCCGTGAAGGGACTGGTCGACGTACGCGGCAACGGCGGACAGCGCGGCGGCTACGTGCTGGCGGCCGGCTCGGTCACCACGAAGGGGCCCTACGTCGCAGAGAACGGCTTGCCCGTGCGCGACGCCCCGCCCTGGCTCGTGGAGCTGTGCCG from the Streptomyces venezuelae genome contains:
- a CDS encoding bifunctional DNA primase/polymerase; the encoded protein is MNLIAHAVAAWQRGFTIFPCNPAGTVCPQSGDIIDKQPHLVQPGKPYKIRWGEWATRDLDRIIAAWTASPVANPAIACGPSGLLVVDCDVAKGEYALKGTPFESLHDRLGPLVDGHDALREICKRCGGDFGELNDTFAVTTGSMGLHLYFRWPTGLRASQASPVKGLVDVRGNGGQRGGYVLAAGSVTTKGPYVAENGLPVRDAPPWLVELCREKPAPPRPLFAQPRRGGSIGGLVDTVRDAAPGNRSNALYWAARSACSDGIPIEDAVDQLGAAYSGDGGQRQAEATVRSAYRNQQRKEGL